Proteins found in one Anopheles aquasalis chromosome 3, idAnoAquaMG_Q_19, whole genome shotgun sequence genomic segment:
- the LOC126577042 gene encoding cytochrome b5-like produces MPAELKQYTMAEVESCDGKPGHQAWLVIRDNVYDVTRYLEEHPGSSELIVEWAGKDGTKAFEDFGHSSDALRTLRTLQIGVLVEQDHAKNRKARAAKAVTITDSFTDEPLLKKRSKRRMFILCG; encoded by the exons ATGCCCGCAGAACTTAAGCAGTACACGATGGCGGAAGTGGAGAGCTGCGACGGGAAACCTGGCCACCAGGCTTGGCTGGTTATCCGAGACAACGTGTACGATGTTACCCGGTACCTGGAAGAGCATCCCGGCAGCAGCGAACTGATCGTCGAGTGGGCCGGAAAGGACGGTACGAAGGCATTCGAAGACTTTGGCCATTCCTCCGATGCACTACGCACGCTGCGAACGCTCCAGATTGGTGTGCTAGTGGAG CAAGATCATGCCAAAAACCGGAAGGCAAGAGCTGCCAAGGCTGTCACCATTACGGATTCCTTTACGGATGAACCACTGCTAAAGAAGCGCAGCAAACGGCGAATGTTTATCCTTTGCGGTTGA
- the LOC126574807 gene encoding uncharacterized protein LOC126574807: MTRIGLRSNGGSQGHPMETDSSYSGLVRPSAETAMETTTTVETASTGLADDAPGMVVAVEDVVSSIQQTPIDLLNGVAAATTTNNNNNSVPEDDKRADKRSSGRSGPPCGVIDDFAANDDAEDDEDDDSDDDDDDDDDDDDEDEDDVLEEVVEQDDEHEHVDGVVVESAIHARDNDPDMRCYAATVSGDNEQPADHQIAMLVDGATLGETEITTEHSVDDGDVTVAQEEDAIMLKDQLEMSYADAQHQEHVICEQQDIEDEQHDDEQQQVQRSNGSVGGVKMEMIQTDDDPLLQETIKALMNGTGGIEVVNTTEPPSSSTPEPALEGSQAATGGTGEEQAETDRNYECNYCGKLFTRSNTLSYHVKVHTGERPFKCKHCSKAFREHYRLTKHMKTHTSTTSTNPNGSGRLRERSRAERREQRARIAMMQSAVEVSGAGTATTDVSVAPDEEYTTGDSERFFKTYDIPGGTGALKFEPDISLTVEGGSDLTVGSKMAMLEETVEAVECTEDPANASNVATVVGPATEALLTGADVSLDGRYQIIEERVKSLQREVHLVNQNLNRVESKVDGLTRLISLFIGKFEEEPAIEEEHPATATPPLCTATENMAVTTVSVVSSQAATPTTIPSSSATTPAPSPTATTVVTHPKATLLLTSTSNQHNSLPQHHQQHTSTIFETENVISTITSQPSTVPQQLIPVRTETLASGNINGCQPQLYRFTESIQGKPHTTITVKTSRPATPAALQHHHQQQQQQQQQQQQQQQQQQQLQTHLGHASGNQLLDTFPEIPELPIRTVSDFLDLNDHCTDNEQFLLQMMIRLHQEIHNSQPFQRNIKRMMEALVTYEVLCQFSWSGKSAINGQYTKYVFGNSLGIIDLLTKTLNLGKSAQEAEANQKPIFAAIQSFIKHSRQNMIRDSRKRRDPSRAGSSGTASVVADSTTTASGSYLIPPAEKRMSAKQIKTEYQQHVTELVVNPF, encoded by the exons ATGACGCGGATTGGACTACGGTCGAACGGTGGCAGCCAAGGACACCCGATGGAGACGGATTCTTCGTACAGCGGGCTGGTGAGACCGTCGGCGGAGACCGCGAtggaaacgacgacgacggtcgagACAGCGAGCACGGGTTTAGCGGATGATGCCCCCGGGATGGTGGTTGCCGTGGAGGATGTGGTTTCATCGATTCAGCAAACGCCGATCGACCTGCTGAACGGAgtggccgctgccaccaccaccaacaacaacaacaacagcgtgcCAGAGGATGATAAGCGGGCAGATAAGCGTTCCAGTGGCAGGAGCGGCCCGCCTTGCGGCGTTATTGATGATTTTGCGGCTAATGATGACGctgaagacgacgaagatgatgattctgatgatgacgatgacgatgacgatgatgatgatgatgaggacgaagacgacgtactggaggaggtggtggagcaggATGACGAGCATGAGCATGTGGATGGTGTTGTCGTGGAGAGTGCGATTCACGCTCGTGATAATGACCCCGATATGCGATGCTATGCCGCCACGGTGTCCGGTGATAACGAGCAACCTGCTGACCACCAGATCGCTATGCTCGTCGATGGGGCGACGCTCGGTGAAACCGAAATCACCACCGAGCACAGTGTGGACGATGGCGACGTGACCGTCGCTCAGGAAGAGGACGCGATCATGCTAAAGGATCAGCTGGAAATGAGCTATGCGGATGcacagcaccaggagcacgtGATATGCGAGCAGCAGGATATCGAAGacgagcagcacgacgacgaacagcagcaagtgcagcgcagcaacggcagcgtcGGTGGCGTGAAGATGGAAATGATCCAAACAGATGACGACCCGTTGCTACAGGAGACGATCAAAGCACTCATGAATGGAACCGGTGGCATCGAAGTAGTCAACACGACGGAACCGCCATCATCCTCAACACCAGAGCCTGCTTTGGAGGGGTCTCAAGCGGCTACGGGAGGCACCGGCGAAGAACAGGCCGAAACGGATCGGAACTACGAGTGCAATTACTGTGGCAAGCTATTCACCCGCTCCAACACGCTCTCCTACCACGTCAAGGTGCACACCGGAGAGCGCCCGTTCAAGTGTAAACACTGTTCGAAGGCATTCCGTGAGCACTACCGGTTGACGAAGCACATGAagacgcacaccagcaccaccagtaccaaCCCCAATGGAAGTGGCCGTTTGCGCGAGCGTTCGCGTGCGGAGCGTCGTGAGCAACGCGCTCGGATTGCCATGATGCAGTCAGCGGTGGAAGTGTCCGGTGCCGGGACGGCTACGACCGATGTGTCGGTTGCACCGGATGAAGAGTACACCACCGGTGACAGTGAGCGGTTCTTCAAGACGTACGACATACCCGGTGGTACGGGAGCGCTAAAGTTCGAACCGGACATTTCCCTCACCGTTGAAGGCGGTTCCGATTTAACCGTCGGATCGAAGATGGCCATGCTCGAAGAAACAGTCGAAGCGGTGGAATGCACCGAAGACCCCGCGAACGCTTCCAACGTGGCAACAGTGGTTGGACCAGCGACGGAAGCTTTGTTAACAGGGGCTGACGTTTCGCTCGATGGCCGCTATCAGATCATCGAGGAACGCGTCAAATCGCTTCAGCGTGAGGTGCATCTAGTCAACCAGAACCTGAACCGCGTCGAATCGAAGGTAGACGGGTTGACGCGTCTCATCTCCCTCTTCATTGGCAAGTTCGAAGAAGAACCAGCGATTGAGGAAGAACATCCAGCGACAGCTACTCCTCCTCTCTGTACTGCGACGGAGAACATGGCCGTTACCACCGTTTCAGTGGTTTCGTCGCAAGCGGCAACACCTACCACCATTCCATCCTCTTCAGCAACGACTCCAGCTCCATCTCCtacggccaccaccgttgtgACCCATCCGAAAGCGACCCTTCTGTTGACCAGCACCTCCAATCAGCACAACAGCTTAccacagcaccatcagcagcacacgtCCACGATATTCGAGACGGAAAATGTTATCTCAACCATCACGTCGCAACCCTCCACTGTACCCCAGCAGCTGATCCCGGTGCGCACGGAAACTTTAGCATCAGGCAACATCAATGGATGTCAACCGCAGCTGTACCGCTTCACGGAGTCGATCCAAGGAAAACCGCACACCACGATCACCGTAAAAACGTCTCGACCAGCGACACCAGCTGCactgcagcatcaccatcagcagcaacagcaacagcaacagcaacagcaacagcaacagcagcagcagcagcagctacaaaCGCATCTGGGACACGCATCCGGCAATCAGCTGCTTGATACATTCCCAGAGATCCCGGAACTACCTATCCGAACCGTGAGCGATTTTCTCGATCTCAACGATCACTGCACCGACAATGAACAGTTCCTGCTGCAGATG ATGATCCGCTTACATCAGGAAATCCACAATTCGCAGCCATTCCAGCGCAACATCAAACGCATGATGGAGGCACTCGTCACGTACGAGGTGCTGTGTCAGTTCAGCTGGAGCGGCAAATCGGCCATCAATGGGC AGTACACCAAGTACGTGTTTGGGAATAGTCTTGGCATCATCGATCTACTCACCAAAACGCTAAACTTGGGCAAAAGCGCACAGGAAGCGGAAGCTAACCAGAAACCTATCTTCGCCGCGATCCAAAGTTTCATCAAACATTCGCGCCAGAACATGATCCGCGATAGCCGCAAGCGGCGCGATCCTTCGCGAGCGGGATCATCGGGTACGGCGAGTGTAGTGGCCGATAGTACGACGACCGCATCCGGCAGCTATCTTATACCCCCGGCTGAGAAGCGGATGAGCGCGAAACAGATCAAAACGGAATATCAGCAGCATGTGACGGAATTGGTGGTGAATcctttctaa
- the LOC126574806 gene encoding ATPase family AAA domain-containing protein 5 — MAPETQSSVAADPFLNDPHNEAQPILPQTASTSSASSASSTVSCASSSSAVLSELSKQEIDRLIAENMASVLKSLKKRKHAKKHARLRQAAAAAPVTVEGAEADKAPETLETMPKSSKTNDSSEQKEMNDSAPKRRTSPRKSKQETIESAESEVKQRKQTKKKSLKEVQTVKALPAEVEMAVNGPVPSPTKQQHEKGVVGKENKTINAFQLMMKARSKCIGSNSPGKERSSEEATEEPILTPQQELKAKRKLQLEKWAERKGAGKRRIQEDAQEEYIDHQLRKRAKRLKRLISNMHSPEEKHETNGRISRRSSAANTKKLVGDEQEEEPVETIQAPTVEPPATPPMTTLATDESDEKPLVLDVEIVDNNSGDEFLRQLSSPRKKKDSLLGYFNKVAPEVEKKGPKKHSPTTSRSSTTVTRRSKTAVVASPSIAASDEKQSSASTPSTSAPVTDDGSASRPRRSCANRIKDYSTFERDSPQKEQAEPRKVSAPTVTPLKIINVQSPSAMKVIRSPSVRMFMSIDGGSSDGVPIVIDDDSNVPATPKSVKLAPVFVKAAPITAKPPPIDPERARARQLFLMSGLPEKLRQEIDRKAAYEEFILNESPVFPLVSHVLQLDQAEEQFLRDRPVVDFARSCIKLRPPEVLNSPAARKAEVKRMAAMTMASRKIRLGTFTTCGEYDYEDALVRCIGEEDREAYDASELPEVMNVKAIVRDYKQRYQHFPVFKCYKQFRAIYEEHRVKQPVPPAASKELDESLEIIDTESSFRNGELLFTEKYKPQNTEQILVNYVPATLLKRFLTPWQEESNGGPAGNRRAVPAVNGDYYTANSSGDDECSNGSTSSSIGMGVGGGGNGTALCNHVVLVGPPGCGKTCNVYAVANEMNFQVLEINASSRRKGRLILQELLEATQSHQVRKNASEGPKGGRTMNGNILSSCLQRRPSVNDGATGKKKLSLILIEDADIVFDQDEGFVSAINQLVATSKRPIVLTTTNAGCPHLARYMARNNVIHYVAPGIENVSKFLSLLALVERIQIDQQDIGRLYARNGKDMRKTLNELQFYIHSASASGSGQSERDSNQVRGGALYRLFTANQNEPMVLELPLAFDTLWCNMELALREAKNFPLLQPLPTSVTPSGRKKKRKGKQPSGSAPASLDEDATQLLSEVRTLDALGVLYENISRAEVDRSIMERNRVRYVRDPQDDQCQQQLAEEIGHTLLEGSWIDWFQRSKPVVASSEVEDDEIPAPARAYDGLRRMEQEPRQTIAANIGVSGIRSRITSCDYEPFLRQICRHERDRSQQERRGSRFYHYLRNHALISGMNGGGAVNGGGGNGSGGPGFSMDHFDALSQRFEQEPTTTTNGNHHGCEPAVN, encoded by the exons ATGGCCCCGGAGACACAGAGCAGCGTTGCGGCCGACCCATTTCTGAACGATCCCCATAACGAGGCGCAGCCGATTTTGCCACAAACGGCGTCAACGTCATCCGCCTCGTCCGCCTCGTCGACCGTTTCGTGTgcctcatcgtcgtccgcgGTCTTATCGGAGTTATCGAAGCAGGAGATCGATCGGCTGATTGCCGAGAATATGGCTTCCGTGCTGAAGTCGCTGAAGAAACGGAAGCACGCCAAGAAACACGCACGTCTTCGTCAGGCCGCAGCGGCGGCTCCGGTTACCGTCGAAGGTGCTGAAGCTGATAAGGCCCCTGAAACCCTTGAAACCATGCCGAAGAGTTCGAAAACCAATGATTCATCGGAACAGAAGGAGATGAATG ATTCCGCTCCAAAGCGCCGCACTTCGCCGAGAAAGAGCAAACAGGAAACCATTGAGTCTGCGGAATCGGAAGTGAAGcaaaggaagcaaacaaagaagaagagtCTAAAGGAAGTGCAGACCGTCAAAGCTCTTCCTGCCGAGGTAGAGATGGCCGTAAATGGCCCCGTCCCGAGTCCtactaagcagcagcacgagaaggGCGTCgttggaaaggaaaacaagacGATCAATGCGTtccagctgatgatgaaggcACGCTCGAAATGCATCGGATCGAATTCGCCCGGTAAAGAGCGTTCGTCGGAGGAAGCAACCGAAGAACCGATCCTAACACCCCAGCAGGAACTGAAAGCAAAACGCAAACTGCAGCTGGAGAAGTGGGCCGAACGGAAGGGAGCGGGCAAGCGCAGGATACAAGAAGACGCACAAGAAGAATATATCGATCATCAGTTGCGGAAGCGGGCGAAACGACTGAAGAGGCTCATCAGTAATATGCACTCACCGGAAGAGAAGCACGAGACGAATGGCCGGATATCGCGAAGATCCTCCGCGGCAAACACAAAGAAGCTGGTGGGCGACGAACAAGAGGAAGAACCTGTTGAAACCATCCAAGCACCCACTGTCGAACCACCTGCGACACCACCGATGACAACATTAGCCACAGACGAATCCGATGAAAAACCACTCGTCCTGGACGTGGAGATCGTGGACAACAACTCCGGGGATGAATTCTTGCGACAGCTATCCTCTCCACGTAAGAAGAAGGACAGTTTGCTGGGATACTTCAACAAGGTAGCAccggaagtggaaaagaaaggacCTAAGAAACACTCCCCTACCACTAGTAGGTCTTCGACAACGGTGACTCGTAGATCGAAGACGGCCGTTGTCGCTTCCCCTTCGATTGCAGCAAGCGATGAAAAACAGTCCTCAGCTTCAACACCATCGACATCGGCACCGGTAACGGATGACGGCTCCGCTTCGCGGCCACGTCGTTCCTGTGCCAACCGTATCAAAGACTATTCTACCTTCGAGCGTGACAGTCCACAAAAGGAGCAAGCCGAACCGAGAAAGGTATCCGCACCGACGGTAACTCCTTTGAAGATCATTAATGTTCAATCGCCGAGCGCGATGAAAGTGATCCGCAGTCCGTCCGTGCGTATGTTCATGTCGATCGACGGCGGAAGCTCGGACGGTGTCCCGATCGTCATCGACGATGATAGTAATGTGCCTGCGACTCCAAAAAGTGTCAAACTGGCTCCGGTGTTTGTGAAAGCAGCACCAATCACCGCgaagccaccaccgatcgatccagAACGGGCCCGTGCTCGTCAGCTGTTCCTGATGTCTGGCCTGCCGGAGAAGCTGCGCCAGGAGATCGATCGTAAGGCAGCGTACGAAGAGTTTATCCTCAACGAATCACCGGTCTTTCCACTCGTCAGCCATGTCTTGCAACTTGATCAGGCCGAGGAGCAGTTTCTTCGTGATCGTCCGGTGGTGGACTTTGCCCGAAGTTGCATCAAACTGCGACCACCGGAAGTGCTGAACTCTCCGGCGGCCCGAAAGGCAGAAGTGAAGCGAATGGCCGCTATGACGATGGCAAGTCGAAAGATACGCCTCGGAACGTTCACCACGTGCGGCGAGTACGATTACGAGGATGCGCTGGTGCGTTGTATAGGCGAGGAAGATCGAGAAGCGTACGATGCAAGCGAGCTGCCCgaggtgatgaacgtaaaagCGATCGTGCGGGATTACAAGCAACGCTATCAGCACTTTCCAGTGTTCAAGTGCTACAAGCAGTTCCGGGCGATCTACGAGGAGCATCGTGTGAAGCAGCCAgtcccaccagcagccagtaaGGAGCTCGATGAAAGTCTCGAAATTATCGATACAGAATCGAGCTTCCGGAATGGGGAGCTACTGTTTACGGAGAAGTataaaccacaaaacacgGAACAGATCCTCGTTAACTATGTCCCGGCGACGCTTCTGAAACGTTTCCTTACTCCTTGGCAAGAGGAGTCCAATGGTGGCCCCGCTGGCAATCGCAGGGCAGTGCCCGCTGTTAATGGAGACTACTACACCGCCAACAGTAGCGGAGATGATGAGTGTTCTAATGGAAGCACCAGCTCCTCGATCGGTAtgggcgttggtggtggtggtaatggtacGGCGCTTTGCAATCACGTCGTACTGGTTGGTCCCCCTGGATGCGGCAAAACCTGCAACGTGTACGCGGTGGCCAATGAGATGAACTTCCAGGTGTTGGAGATCAATGCGAGCAGTCGACGAAAGGGACGGTTGATCCTGCAGGAGCTCCTCGAGGCCACCCAAAGCCATCAGGTGCGCAAGAATGCATCGGAAGGACCGAAAGGAGGCCGTACGATGAATGGCAACATCCTGAGTAGCTGTCTTCAGCGGAGACCATCGGTTAACGATGGTGCCACCGGAAAGAAGAAGTTGTCGCTCATTCTCATCGAAGATGCGGATATTGTGTTTGATCAGGACGAAGGGTTCGTCAGTGCGATCAATCAGCTGGTGGCAACCTCAAAGCGTCCGATCGTGCTGACGACAACGAACGCTGGGTGTCCACATCTGGCGCGCTACATGGCACGTAACAATGTGATCCACTACGTGGCACCGGGGATCGAGAATGTTTCCAAGTTTCTGTCGCTCCTTGCACTAGTCGAGCGTATCCAGATCGATCAGCAGGACATTGGGCGGCTCTATGCCCGCAATGGCAAGGATATGCGCAAAACGCTGAATGAACTTCAGTTTTACATTCACAGTGCTAGTGCTAGCGGCAGCGGTCAATCGGAACGTGACTCCAATCAAGTCAGAGGTGGTGCGCTGTATCGGTTGTTTACCGCGAATCAAAACGAGCCGATGGTGCTCGAACTGCCGCTAGCATTCGATACGCTCTGGTGTAACATGGAGCTGGCGCTCAGGGAAGCGAAAAACTTCCCTCTCTTGCAACCACTTCCCACGTCGGTGACGCCTAGTggacgaaaaaagaaacggaaaggaaagcaacCGAGTGGTAGTGCTCCAGCATCGTTGGACGAAGATGCCACGCAGCTGTTGTCGGAGGTGCGGACACTCGATGCACTGGGTGTGCTGTATGAAAACATAAGTCGCGCTGAGGTAGATCGGTCGATCATGGAACGCAACCGTGTCCGGTATGTACGGGATCCTCAGGATGatcagtgccagcagcagctggccgaaGAAATCGGACACACGCTTCTAGAGGGATCGTGGATCGACTGGTTCCAGCGAAGtaaaccggtggtggccagcagcgaagtggaggatgatgagataccagcaccagcccgtGCGTATGATGGGTTACGGAGAATGGAACAGGAACCCAG GCAAACGATCGCGGCAAACATCGGTGTCAGCGGTATTCGATCTCGGATAACGAGCTGTGATTACGAGCCGTTTCTGCGACAGATTTGCCGTCACGAGCGTGATCGATCGCAGCAGGAACGACGCGGTAGTCGGTTCTATCACTATCTACGCAATCATGCGCTTATCAGTGGTATGAATGGTGGAGGAGCAgtcaatggtggtggtggcaacggaaGCGGTGGACCGGGCTTCAGTATGGACCACTTCGATGCGCTTAGTCAGCGGTTTGAGCAggagcccaccaccaccaccaacggtaaTCATCATGGATGTGAGCCAGCAG TGAACTAG